In Microvenator marinus, one genomic interval encodes:
- a CDS encoding succinate dehydrogenase cytochrome b subunit: MLTFKKALSSSIGKKYLMAASGLLLIGFLVTHLAANLLLYLPDGTAFNMYAKGLKDLGPGLWVLESGLFGLFLLHIAVGVKLHFASPKGRPKGYVAGQSSKGGQSKYGISSNAMKWTGGILALFLVGHVAWFRFEVGVEGDYMTTLNGEPARDLHRLVVDTFQNPIVVVVYSAVMALLFFHLRHGFWSAFQSLGAMAPKYDKAIYGAGFVVAALLAAGFLGLPSYIYFMK; encoded by the coding sequence ATGTTGACCTTTAAGAAAGCCCTCTCTTCATCGATAGGCAAGAAGTATTTGATGGCAGCCAGCGGGCTCTTGCTCATCGGATTTCTAGTCACCCACCTGGCTGCAAACCTGCTGCTTTATTTGCCCGACGGCACGGCATTCAACATGTATGCGAAGGGTTTGAAAGACCTCGGCCCGGGCCTCTGGGTGCTTGAGTCGGGTCTTTTTGGACTCTTCCTATTGCACATTGCGGTGGGCGTGAAGTTGCACTTTGCGTCTCCCAAAGGTCGTCCAAAAGGTTATGTGGCTGGTCAGAGCAGCAAAGGCGGCCAGAGCAAGTACGGGATTTCATCGAACGCGATGAAGTGGACGGGCGGCATTTTGGCGCTCTTCTTAGTGGGCCACGTGGCGTGGTTCCGTTTTGAGGTCGGTGTCGAGGGCGACTACATGACCACGCTCAACGGGGAGCCGGCGCGAGACCTTCACAGGTTGGTTGTGGATACGTTCCAAAACCCTATCGTGGTGGTCGTGTACTCAGCAGTGATGGCGCTCTTGTTCTTCCATCTTCGACATGGATTTTGGAGCGCGTTTCAGTCGCTCGGCGCGATGGCGCCGAAATACGACAAGGCGATTTATGGGGCGGGCTTTGTAGTCGCAGCCCTTTTGGCGGCAGGCTTTTTGGGTCTTCCGTCGTACATTTACTTCATGAAGTAA
- a CDS encoding fumarate reductase/succinate dehydrogenase flavoprotein subunit, which yields MTLDAGIPSGPLDEKWDRFKASMKLVSPANKRKHTIIVVGSGLAGASAAATLGELGYNVKCFCIQDSPRRAHSIAAQGGINAAKNYPYDGDSVYNLFYDTIKGGDYRSREGNVYRLAQVSTSIIDQCVAQGVPFAREYGGELAMRSFGGAQVSRTFYARGQTGQQLLLGAYGALNRQIEAGRVKMYSRREMLDLVVHDGQAKGIIARNLVTGELEKYAGHAVLLCTGGYGRVYFLSTNAFNSNGTAAWRAHKRGAMFGNPCYVQIHPTCIPQSGDYQSKLTLMSESLRNDGRVWVPREKEDAQALRDGKKKAADIPRDKRWYYLEEKYPSFGNLVPRDVASRNAKAMCDMGLGVNPTGRAVFLDFTDAIKEYGEDTIRDRYGNLFDMYQKITGDNPYQVPMKIYPAIHYAMGGLWVDYSLMTTIPGLFALGEANFSDHGANRLGASALMQGLADGYFVIPHTLGNYLATQKPTAIDTNHEAFVKTEKEVTEDIAKIIETGKTGTKSVVDIYKKLGEIMWDNVGMSRSEASLKKALEELPALVEEFERDVRVPADSDFNKYLELAMRTKDFLELAQLMARDALEREESCGGHFREEYQTPEGEALRNDDDFTYVSAWEWKGKADAHQLHKEPLVFENVKLTQRSYK from the coding sequence ATGACGCTTGACGCAGGAATTCCCAGCGGACCGCTGGATGAAAAATGGGATCGATTTAAGGCTTCGATGAAGCTTGTGAGTCCCGCGAACAAACGCAAGCACACGATCATCGTCGTGGGCTCAGGACTGGCCGGAGCGTCGGCTGCAGCCACGCTCGGCGAGCTCGGCTACAACGTGAAGTGCTTCTGTATTCAGGACTCGCCGCGTCGCGCCCACAGTATTGCGGCGCAGGGCGGTATCAACGCCGCCAAGAACTACCCGTACGACGGCGATAGCGTCTACAACCTCTTTTACGACACCATCAAGGGTGGCGACTATCGCTCTCGTGAGGGCAACGTCTACCGCCTGGCTCAGGTCAGTACGAGCATCATCGACCAGTGTGTGGCACAAGGCGTGCCGTTCGCACGCGAGTACGGTGGTGAGCTCGCGATGCGCTCCTTCGGTGGTGCGCAGGTTTCACGTACGTTTTACGCGCGTGGTCAGACGGGTCAGCAGTTGTTGCTCGGCGCGTATGGTGCGCTGAATCGTCAAATCGAGGCTGGCCGCGTCAAGATGTACTCTCGCCGCGAGATGCTGGACTTGGTGGTTCACGACGGCCAAGCCAAAGGCATCATCGCGAGAAACCTCGTCACTGGTGAGCTTGAGAAGTACGCGGGACACGCGGTGCTTCTGTGCACCGGTGGATACGGACGCGTTTACTTCCTGAGCACCAACGCGTTCAACTCCAACGGCACGGCTGCATGGCGCGCACACAAGCGTGGCGCGATGTTCGGAAACCCTTGCTACGTTCAGATTCACCCGACCTGTATCCCGCAATCTGGCGACTATCAGTCGAAGCTCACGCTGATGTCTGAGTCGCTTCGTAACGACGGCCGCGTCTGGGTTCCGCGCGAAAAAGAAGACGCTCAGGCGCTGCGCGATGGCAAGAAGAAGGCCGCAGATATTCCGCGCGATAAGCGTTGGTACTATCTCGAGGAGAAGTATCCGAGCTTCGGAAACCTCGTTCCTCGCGACGTGGCGTCCAGAAATGCGAAGGCGATGTGCGATATGGGCCTCGGAGTGAACCCAACCGGGCGCGCCGTGTTTCTCGACTTCACCGATGCGATCAAAGAGTACGGTGAGGACACGATTCGTGACCGCTACGGCAACCTCTTCGATATGTACCAGAAGATCACGGGTGATAACCCGTATCAGGTACCGATGAAGATTTACCCTGCCATTCACTACGCGATGGGTGGTCTTTGGGTGGATTATAGCTTGATGACTACCATTCCAGGCCTCTTTGCGCTGGGTGAGGCAAACTTCTCAGACCACGGCGCAAACCGCCTCGGTGCCTCGGCACTCATGCAGGGTCTGGCAGACGGCTACTTTGTGATTCCGCACACGCTCGGTAACTACCTCGCGACGCAGAAGCCGACGGCTATCGACACGAACCACGAAGCGTTTGTGAAGACCGAGAAGGAAGTGACTGAGGATATCGCCAAGATCATCGAAACCGGCAAGACCGGGACGAAGAGCGTCGTGGATATCTACAAGAAGCTCGGCGAGATCATGTGGGATAACGTTGGGATGAGTCGCTCCGAAGCGTCGCTTAAGAAGGCGCTTGAGGAGCTTCCCGCACTTGTGGAAGAGTTCGAGCGTGATGTTCGAGTTCCCGCAGACAGTGACTTCAACAAGTATCTCGAGCTAGCCATGCGTACCAAGGACTTCTTGGAGCTGGCACAACTCATGGCGCGTGACGCGCTTGAGCGTGAGGAATCTTGCGGTGGTCACTTCCGGGAGGAGTACCAGACGCCCGAAGGCGAAGCGCTCAGAAATGACGACGACTTCACCTACGTGTCCGCGTGGGAATGGAAGGGTAAGGCAGACGCGCATCAGCTCCATAAAGAGCCGCTCGTCTTCGAAAATGTGAAGCTGACCCAGCGAAGCTATAAATGA
- a CDS encoding succinate dehydrogenase/fumarate reductase iron-sulfur subunit, with the protein MTMSNKNFRLKVWRQEGPDQEGRLEDFSEFSKDVSEHASFLEMLDLVNDRLIRAGKRPIEFDSDCREGICGSCGCVINGQAHGPERGTAACQLHMRVFRDGDEITVEPYRARAFPVIKDLVVDREAFDKIQHAGGYVSVNTGPKPDANSMKIGKEVSDRAFDAAACIGCGACVAACPNGSASLFTAAKVAQFALLPQGEAERGRRVVSMVERMDELGFGHCSNIGECEAACPKEISLDNIAIMKREYMKAVFSGH; encoded by the coding sequence ATGACTATGTCGAATAAGAATTTTAGGCTCAAAGTTTGGCGCCAAGAAGGCCCAGACCAAGAAGGGCGGCTCGAAGATTTTTCAGAATTCTCAAAGGACGTCAGCGAGCACGCTTCATTCCTTGAGATGCTTGACCTTGTGAACGACCGACTCATCCGCGCGGGCAAACGACCTATCGAATTCGATAGTGATTGTCGCGAGGGGATCTGCGGCTCATGTGGCTGTGTTATCAACGGACAGGCTCACGGGCCTGAGCGCGGAACGGCTGCGTGTCAGCTGCACATGCGCGTATTCCGCGATGGCGATGAGATCACGGTCGAACCCTACCGCGCACGCGCCTTCCCAGTCATCAAAGACCTGGTGGTGGATCGCGAGGCGTTCGATAAGATTCAACACGCTGGCGGTTATGTTTCGGTGAATACCGGACCAAAGCCTGACGCGAACAGCATGAAGATCGGCAAAGAGGTCTCTGACCGTGCGTTCGACGCCGCCGCATGTATCGGTTGCGGTGCGTGTGTAGCTGCATGCCCGAACGGCTCAGCATCGCTCTTCACGGCTGCAAAAGTGGCGCAGTTCGCGTTGCTTCCGCAAGGCGAGGCCGAGCGGGGACGTCGCGTCGTGAGTATGGTTGAGCGAATGGACGAACTTGGATTCGGTCACTGCTCGAATATCGGCGAGTGCGAAGCCGCATGCCCTAAGGAAATCTCCTTGGACAATATCGCGATCATGAAGCGCGAATATATGAAGGCCGTCTTCTCAGGCCACTAG
- a CDS encoding DNA polymerase beta superfamily protein, producing the protein MNFAIENHTIFLGLGGSIAHGTSHATSDVDLKGVCVAPLNVRLSLFESFEQGEGDLPKGLEARVLPQLQEHPEAARGLSQKLECTIFDIAKFLGLCASSNPNALEILFTDPTDWIIETPTWQTIYAVRHAFLTTRVQHSFVGYATGQLRRIQNHREELIKNGGPLDSRNAARAELERKFGYDTKHAAHLVRLLRMALEALETGELQVKRKDAHELRAIKDGAWSYEDLIDYAEKIGVAIKDAAVRSALPDQVDRQFVDDLMLAIATESLVA; encoded by the coding sequence ATGAACTTCGCCATAGAAAACCACACGATTTTTCTCGGACTTGGTGGAAGCATCGCGCACGGCACGTCTCATGCGACATCAGACGTGGATCTCAAGGGAGTGTGTGTTGCGCCGCTTAACGTTCGGCTCTCGCTTTTCGAGTCCTTTGAACAAGGGGAAGGCGACCTACCCAAGGGCCTTGAAGCGCGCGTACTCCCGCAATTGCAGGAGCATCCGGAGGCCGCCAGAGGGCTTTCTCAAAAGCTCGAGTGCACGATTTTTGATATCGCCAAATTCCTCGGCCTCTGTGCCTCTTCCAACCCAAATGCCTTGGAGATTCTCTTCACTGATCCCACCGACTGGATCATTGAGACTCCCACCTGGCAAACAATCTACGCCGTGCGCCACGCATTTTTGACGACGCGTGTTCAACATTCATTCGTGGGATACGCCACGGGGCAGCTTCGGCGAATCCAGAACCACCGAGAGGAACTCATCAAGAACGGCGGCCCTTTAGATAGCCGGAATGCCGCCCGAGCTGAGCTGGAACGCAAGTTTGGCTACGACACAAAACACGCCGCTCATCTGGTTCGCCTGCTCAGAATGGCACTTGAGGCACTTGAAACCGGCGAGCTCCAAGTAAAACGCAAAGATGCCCATGAACTCAGGGCCATTAAGGATGGCGCATGGTCTTATGAAGACCTAATCGATTACGCCGAGAAGATCGGTGTGGCAATCAAGGACGCAGCGGTGCGCTCAGCCCTTCCGGACCAAGTCGACCGCCAATTTGTGGATGATTTGATGCTCGCGATTGCGACCGAGAGTCTAGTGGCCTGA